In the genome of Yersinia enterocolitica, the window TTTTTAGCCACGGAGCAGAAAGCCGATACAACTCACTCGCAATTGCACTATTTTTTACCGCAGTTTTTAACCCTGAAGTAGCACTCGACTCAGCCTTAACAGCAGGCAAATCCCGAGATATTTTTCTACCCTGTAAAAACAACAGATCTGAGATATCGTCATTGTTTTGCAGCTCTCGGGCTAACTCATATGTGTAGCGGCCAATACCCGTCAGTGGGTATTTAATAGAGTCAATAGAAAAAACCACTCTCATTATTTTCTTTCCAGCATCCAACGTAGTGTTTGCTCTAATGGCGGCGTATTCCATCCATCAACAATACTTTGTAATTTGCTCGCATCACCGCATAACGTTTTTACTTCATTAGCACGAATAAAAGCTGGATTAACGCGAATTGATAGACTGTGTGAGGTTATTTCTTCGCATATGCTAATTACTTCACGTAATGAATAGGTTCTACCAGAGCAGACGTTAACAATCTCGCCAATAGGTTTGGCTGTTAGTAGGCCTAAATATGCTTTTACTAATGCTCTAACATCCGTAAAGTCACGCCATACGTCTAAATTGCCTAACTCTATTTCGTCGGCTTTACGTTTGAAGTGAGAAACTATTTTAGGCAATAAGAAATTATTTGATTGCCCAACACCGGTATAGTTAAAGGGACGAACAATGATAATCGGTAATTTTTCAGACCATAATTTAGCCATATATTCCATGGCTAACTTGCTGACGGCATAATCATTAGCAGGATTCACCACAGCTGTTTCACTCAACATACCAGCTTGGGTGTTACCATAAACATTAGCACTGCTGGCAAGCAAAACTGCGTCTATAGTATCGGCAACACTACTCAATGCGGCCAATAAATTCCTGGTACCAACAACATTGACATCATAAAAAGCGCCAGGATCTCCGTGCCCGACAAATGCAATTGCAGCAAGGTGAATAACAAGATCCGGTCTCACCTGCTCAATAATAGAAGTAAGCCCGTTAGCATCAAGTAAATCCACTTGAAAATAATCAGGCTCATTTGAAGGCTGTGAACCTAAACCAAATACCCGGTAGCCGGCAGCGGATAACTCCGCTGCCATATAATGGCCCGTAAATCCCTGAATACCGGTGATCAGGGCACGTTTGCCATTCATTACCATCAGAATGAGAAACCTTGTTGATTACGACGGAGATCTTCTTCCACCATCATCTGGCAAAGTTCTTCTAATGTAGTTTTAGGCTCCCAACCAAGTATATCCTTGGCTTTTTGAGGGTTACCAATTAACAATTCAACTTCAGCAGGGCGGTAGAACTTCGGATTAACTTTAACTAAAGTATTTCCTGTTTCAATGTCGATCCCAACTTCATTGTCATCTTTACCCTCAAATCGCAAATTGAAACCTGCAGCTTTAAATGCCATAGATACGAAATCACGTACAGTCTCGGTACGGTTGGTCGCCAGAACAAAAGTATCAGGAACATCTGCTTGCAGCATACGCCACATGCCTTCTACATATTCTTTTGCAAAACCCCAGTCACGTTTGGCATCCATATTCCCTAATTCAAGAATATCCAGTTTACCTAATTTAATTTTTGCGACTGAATCTGTAATTTTACGGGTAACAAACTCACGTCCACGCAGAGGAGACTCATGATTAAAGAGAATACCACTACAACCAAAAATACCGTAACTCTCGCGATAGTTGATTGTCATCCAGTGCGCGTATAACTTAGCTACACCATAAGGACTACGTGGATAGAATGGAGTCTCTTCGATTTGTGGTATAGCTTGAACTTTTCCGAACATTTCAGAAGTAGATGCCTGATAAAAACGAATTTTAGTATTAACAATACGAATGGCTTCTAATAAGTTCAGTGGACCAATACCTGTAATTTCCGCCGTTGTTACAGGTTGATCGAAAGAAACACCAACAAAACTTTGAGCAGCAAGGTTATAAACTTCCGTTGCTTGTGTTGATTGCAACAAACGGATGCTAGCAGAAAGATCAGTGAGGTCATATTCGACTAAATGGAGATTAGGATGTTTGTCGATACCTAATTCTTCAATACGCCAGAAGTTTACAGAACTGGTACGGCGATAAGTGCCATAAACTTTATAGCCTTTTTCAAGTAACAATTCAGCCAGATATGCACCATCTTGACCTGTAATACCGGTAATTACTGCAGTTTTCATTCTAACCTCTGTTTTATTTATTAATAGCTTTTACTTGTTCAAAAATAGTCTCGGCAGATAAACTCCAAGAGTTAACTTTATAATAATTCCTTATACTGTACTCTTTATCCACAAGTAATTCTTTGTTATAAATATACTTCTTAAGCGCTTCAGTCCAACCAACAACATCCCAAGGAGATATATACTCAATAAAGTCTCCTCCAGCTTCTGGTATAGAGGCTGCATTTGAAGCTAAGCAAAATTTTCCATATGCTAGACTTTCAGATACAGGTAGTCCCCAGCCTTCATACAACGACGGATATACACTGAAGAGGCTGTTTCTATACAAAAGTGAGAGCATGCTATCTTCAATATTATTGAAAATTTTAATTTTATCTTTTACTCTAGGGTCAAGAGCAATATCTTGAAGAAAATCATGAACTCCCCAACCGGGCATACCTACAAATACGAGTATAGGTAAATTCTCACACTTTTCCTCTATTAGATTGATATATGCCTTATATAAAACTTCATGATTTTTTCTTCTTTCAACTGTTGACACAAAAAGAATATATTCACTATGTTTAAGATCAGCTGGTAATTCCACTACTTCATTATTTTTCAAATTAGGGAAATCACATCCCAATTGTATAACATTTAATTCAGGAATTGGTGTACCCATTTCAACTAAAAGTTCACGGAGATCTTTTCTGGAACAGTCTGAGATACATAATATTTTATCAGCACACCACGCCACATTTGAAAAATAATGCCTAAAGGCAGCTGAAACATTACCGACACAAAGGTGAGGCAGTTTCACTGGAATTACGTCATAGCAAAATAATATAACGTTTAAAGAAAACTCTTTTTTAAGAGAATATAAATAGGTTAAGTCTTTCTGATCCCAATCCAGTCCTAAGGATAAATAAATATCATTCGCTGCAAAAGGAGAATCCCTTTCTAATTTATTGGCTTTAGCTTTTACATGAGAAGAATTTTTTTCATGTTTAGCGAAGAGTTCTTTTAGACCAGCCTTCAGGTGCCTTGCACTACCAAGAAAATATCCAAAAGCACTTTTTTTTCTGACAAGAAACGAATGTAAAGAAGATGAAATAGAACGAGGTAGTTTGGAGTTATACTTCAAAAACAAAGTCTTTAGCCTCTGTTCAAATCCTATTTTAGATGCATCGTCAATTAATATTGATTTTTTTTGATATTTAGAAAAATTAGCAAAATAGGAGTTTACAGTATCCCGACTAACTTCATAATACCCGACGAGAGGATCATATACACAGAATTTTATATCATCATCAGTTTGTCCAATAGCATATTTTGCACATTCAGCTTCGACTCTAATTATTCCAACAGCAGGACGATTCCATTTACTAATAGTAGTAACGTCCATCCAGATAGATGACATTTATTTTCCCTCAATTACTTTTTTTACAGTTTGTGGAATAATCTGAAGGCAATGTTCCCAAAGTAAATCATCTAGGTTATTCGGCTCTTCAGTTGTAGTGCATTGCGATTTATCGTTTAAGATAGACCTGATAGATGAAGTAAAATCCTGACTATTATGACAAATTTTTATTTTATCAAGATCTTTATAACGTTCATAGCCTCTTAATGCTGTTTCAGTGGCAATAACATATTTTTTCGAAAAAATTGCTTCTGCAGTTTTGATATTAGATCCACCACCATGTGGAATTGGCAAAAGAAAAGCCGTTGCAAGTTCCTTTACTGCAGCCAAATCTTCATCTGAGAGCATATA includes:
- the gmd gene encoding GDP-mannose 4,6-dehydratase — its product is MKTAVITGITGQDGAYLAELLLEKGYKVYGTYRRTSSVNFWRIEELGIDKHPNLHLVEYDLTDLSASIRLLQSTQATEVYNLAAQSFVGVSFDQPVTTAEITGIGPLNLLEAIRIVNTKIRFYQASTSEMFGKVQAIPQIEETPFYPRSPYGVAKLYAHWMTINYRESYGIFGCSGILFNHESPLRGREFVTRKITDSVAKIKLGKLDILELGNMDAKRDWGFAKEYVEGMWRMLQADVPDTFVLATNRTETVRDFVSMAFKAAGFNLRFEGKDDNEVGIDIETGNTLVKVNPKFYRPAEVELLIGNPQKAKDILGWEPKTTLEELCQMMVEEDLRRNQQGFSF
- a CDS encoding GDP-mannose 4,6 dehydratase, producing MVMNGKRALITGIQGFTGHYMAAELSAAGYRVFGLGSQPSNEPDYFQVDLLDANGLTSIIEQVRPDLVIHLAAIAFVGHGDPGAFYDVNVVGTRNLLAALSSVADTIDAVLLASSANVYGNTQAGMLSETAVVNPANDYAVSKLAMEYMAKLWSEKLPIIIVRPFNYTGVGQSNNFLLPKIVSHFKRKADEIELGNLDVWRDFTDVRALVKAYLGLLTAKPIGEIVNVCSGRTYSLREVISICEEITSHSLSIRVNPAFIRANEVKTLCGDASKLQSIVDGWNTPPLEQTLRWMLERK
- a CDS encoding glycosyltransferase family 1 protein, which encodes MSSIWMDVTTISKWNRPAVGIIRVEAECAKYAIGQTDDDIKFCVYDPLVGYYEVSRDTVNSYFANFSKYQKKSILIDDASKIGFEQRLKTLFLKYNSKLPRSISSSLHSFLVRKKSAFGYFLGSARHLKAGLKELFAKHEKNSSHVKAKANKLERDSPFAANDIYLSLGLDWDQKDLTYLYSLKKEFSLNVILFCYDVIPVKLPHLCVGNVSAAFRHYFSNVAWCADKILCISDCSRKDLRELLVEMGTPIPELNVIQLGCDFPNLKNNEVVELPADLKHSEYILFVSTVERRKNHEVLYKAYINLIEEKCENLPILVFVGMPGWGVHDFLQDIALDPRVKDKIKIFNNIEDSMLSLLYRNSLFSVYPSLYEGWGLPVSESLAYGKFCLASNAASIPEAGGDFIEYISPWDVVGWTEALKKYIYNKELLVDKEYSIRNYYKVNSWSLSAETIFEQVKAINK